A region from the Rosa rugosa chromosome 6, drRosRugo1.1, whole genome shotgun sequence genome encodes:
- the LOC133713461 gene encoding uncharacterized protein LOC133713461 isoform X1: MRKMAKPCSILAERFACTASISDDVPEQQVKDTLHFLKRMGISGPVPDHCETKDFYSYLVHGILRPLNIQRGRVTCLVSVKPAFINSFGGFHGGAIAAVAEAVLVATARTVVAEDKELFLGELLSISYLSSAPKNVSPLEFDLNSGNCCIWWN; this comes from the exons ATGAGGAAAATGGCAAAACCCTGTAGTATTCTGGCGGAGAGGTTTGCTTGCACGGCCTCAATTTCAGATGACGTCCCTGAACAACAGGTCAAGGATACGCTGCATTTTCTCAAACGAATGGGTATCTCCGGCCCTGTTCCAGATCACTGCGAGACCAAAGACTTCTACTCCTACCTCGTTCATGGCATCCTTAGGCCCCTCAACATTCAACGAGGCCGTGTCACCTGCCTCGTCTCCGTTAAACCTGCTTTTATT AACTCTTTTGGTGGATTCCATGGAGGAGCTATAGCTGCTGTTGCTGAGGCTGTGTTGGTAGCTACTGCGAGAACGGTTGTGGCTGAGGATAAGGAGCTTTTTCTAGGGGAATTACTAAGCATCTCTTACCTCTCTTCTGCTCCAAAGAATGTGAGTCCTTTAGAATTTGATCTAAATTCTGGTAACTGTTGTATTTGGTGGAACTGA